The Setaria viridis chromosome 2, Setaria_viridis_v4.0, whole genome shotgun sequence DNA window GAAATGTTTTTCCATTGTTCTGACCACTGTGAGATACTTCACGAGCTTTGGCTCTTTAGCCTTGCTGTCTTTCTCGATGTGCTCTTTGATCACCTTAGAGTCTATTTTCACTATGAAGGCCTGTTGACCTAGAGCTTTCATCTTTCTTAATGCCATAAGCAACACCTCATACTCGGTCATATTGTTTGTTGATCTTGTTCCTTCGGGGAATTTTAGCCTCGCGTCATACCTTATTTTTATGCCAATTGGCGAGGTTACGATTGCTGCTATTGCAGCCCCTTTGTAACACCAGGCATCGTCGCAATAAATGACCCAAGGTATTTCAACGTCGTCACGACTAGCTTTTGGAGATGTCCAGTCAACGATGAAATCAGCCAGGACTTGGGACTTTATGGTGCTTCTTCTTTCAAAATCAACCACAAACTCTGACAGTTCAGATGCCCACTTAACAATTCTGCCCCAAGCTTCCCTATTGGAGAAAAGATCATGGAGAGGTTGGTTTGTGACAGCCACAATCCTATGTCCCTCGAAGTAATGACGCAGTTTGCATCCTTCCATCACCACTGCGTAAGCGATTTTTTGCAACTCTGAATAGTGTATCTTCGAGCCACTAAGGGCCTCAGATGCAGAGTAAACTGAAATTTTCTTTAGTTTGTCGTCGATTTCCTTCTCCAGAATCAGGGCGGTGCTTACCACCATGCCGAATCTGAGACGTAGAGCAACGGTGGTGACTTGGGTTCGGGGGGGCATAGCTTTGTCATAGACTACAGGTAGTCCTTGAGTTCTTGGAATGCTTGACGCTGCTCTTCCCCCCCATTCAAAGGTTTTGGAGCTTCGTAAGACCTTGGAGAAGGGTAAGCTTCGCTCTGCAGCACGGGGGATAAATCTATTGAGGGCAACCACTCTTCCGGTCAGCTGCTGAACGTCCTTGACCGCAGCTGGCTCCCTCATGTCGAGTAGTGCCTGAATTTGGTTggggttggcctcgatgcccTTGGTGGTGACTAGACAGCCCAATACCTTGCCTTGCTAAACCCCATAAACACACTTCTCAAGGTTTAGTCTCAGATTTGCTGCCCTTAGGTTGCCGAAGGTTTCGGCAAGGTCATGGATATGATCGGCCCTTTTGTCACTTTTGACGACAATGTCGTCGACATAAGTAAGAATGTTCCTGTGAAGTTGGTTTGCTAGTACAATGATAGTCATTTTCGAGAATGTTTGTCCTGCATTTTGAGTCCCTCCGGCATTCGCATGAAGCAGAATGTTTCGAATGGTGTCACGAAGCCTGTTTTCCCTTCATCTTCCTTTTTACTCCAatttggtgatagcccgagAATAAGTCCAATAGCGAGAGCATTTCGCTGTTGGCAGCGTCATCCACAACTTTGTCGACCCTTTCTAACGGGTAATAATCTTTGGGGCAAGCTTTGTTCAAATCTGTGAAATCGATACGCATTCTCCATCAGCCATTTTGTTTTTCCTGACAGGTACAGTGTTGGCAAGCCATTCTGGATAGAGGATGGGCCTGATCACGTTGGCTTCAAGTAGTCTGTCCACTTCTGCTTTTACTGCGTGGACCTTCTCGTCAGACATTTTCCTTAGCTTTTGCTTTTTTGGCTTTGCCCCTGGTCTAATGTCGAGGCTGCGCTCAATAATCTCTCCGTCTACCCCATGGAGATCGCTTGCGAACCAGGCAAAGACATATTTGTTCTTGTTCAAAAATGCGATCAGCCCATGATCTTCTCTGGGTTCGAGGTTAGCTCCGATAGTGACGTACCTGTCGGTGATGTAACCATCCAAGAGGACTCTTTTGGTTTCGCCGTCTACACTTATCTTTATTTTGTTTCTGTCTCTCTTGGGTTCGACATAGGGCTTTTTCGTTTCGTGCTCTTCAGCTTCACTTGCAGCTGCGAgatggtggacattcttttgtCCCGATGTTGAACCCCTCTCAATGTTTCTTGCCATTTGCTGATCTCCATACATAGTGATCACTCCTTTGAGGGCTGATAGTTTCATACAGAGGAAGAGTTGTCTAATGGTTGCATCCATTTTGTTTATGAAACCTCGCCCGAGGATGGCGAAGTAAGGGTAGCACATTTCGACCACATCAAAAGTGATGTGCTCTGTTCTCGCGTTGTCAAGGTTTCCAAACAACACTGGCAGGGAAATTTTTCCAAGAGCTTTAACTGGTTTGCCGCCGAAGCCAAGCAATAGGACTTCGGCCGGTTCGAGGAGGTGAGGGTCAATCTTCATCTCTGTGAAGGTATTAGTGAATATGATATCTATAGAGCTGCCTGTATCAACCAAGACATTCCCTATCTTCCAATTTGCGATAATTGCCTCTATCACCATCGCATCATTGTGCGAGGCTGTTTTCAATGTGAAATCCTTCTCTGTGAAGGTGATTGGCATGTGCGCCCATTCTGGCTTCACTGGGGGGCCATCGAGGATGATGGTGTTTACTTGTCTGAAGTAGTCTCGCTTCTAACTTTTGTTTTCAAACTCGAGGGTGGATCCGCCagtgattggcattatcatgctgAAGGTTGGTATGGGGTTGGAGTTTGCTTCGTGAAAGTCAGATTGTGAAGACCCTCCGGAGATAGGCATTATCGTGCCGTAAGTTGGTATTGCGTTAGGATTGCTGCTTGGTGGGTTTGGTTCAGCTTTTGGGATTTCGTTTGGCAAGTTTGGTGGTAGTAGCGGTATCTCGTGGCGAGGTTGAGGTGGTATGTTTGTGTTTTGCAGTTTGATTTGTGTTTGGAAGGTGTGCGAAGGTTGCCAGGTTATCGGTGGTTGGAAGTTTGAGAGGCTAGCTGGGCTTGGGTAATATGTTGGATGTGGATAGAAGGTTGTGTGATGGATGGTTTTTGGTGCTTTTGCAGCTTCTTCGGCTGCTTTCTTTTTCACCTCTCTTTTTGCGGCTTCTAGAGTTATGGGACACCAATCAGTTACATGATTGAACTGCTTTCCATGGAATATGCAATGGAATGGCCTTTGTTGTTTGGGCTAATTATTTGGCTTCGGAGGGCCATTGCTTCGACCTCTTCCTCTGCTGTTGTGTTCGCCTCTGTGGTTGTTGGTGAAGCTATTATGGTTTTGGTGGTGCTAGTTTTGAGCTTGGTTGTGGTTGTGATTTTGGGATTGGTGCAAGGGCTGATTGACTTCAATTGTCATCACACGGTGGGGTTGATTCTGTGTGTGATTGTACGGCGAAGCCTACCAATTTCTGTTTTTTTCTGTTTGCTTGTGACTATTTCTTTCGGCCAACCTTCATCTATGGTTTGTCTGACCTGATGTATTTCTCCAACTCCGTGAATAGTGCTTCCATTGTTTTGGGTTTCTTTCTTGTTAGCTTCGACGCTGTCGGTCCTGGGTTGAGCCCCACGATGCTTGTTGAAATCGCGACACAGTTAGCCACATGTGGCGTCTGCAACCGAAGCTGTACAAATCTCTTGACATAGCTGGCAAGGGGCTCTTTATCTTTTTGTTTGCAATGGAAAAGGCCAGCTTCACCAGTCATGGTTTGATGGAAGCCTTGGAAGTTCTGAGTTAACTTCATTTTCAAATCTACCCAACTGCATACTGAGTGTGGAGGTAGCAGTGAGTACCAGTTTAGTGCTGCCCCTCCGCAAGCTATGATAAATGATTTTACTAGTATGACATCATCCCCCCTAGCCAAGGCTACAACAGCTTCATAGCTCATTAGAAATTGTCACGGGTTTATCTGGCCATTGAACTTAGGCAAGGCAATTGACTTGTAGGTGGCAGGCCATGGGGCAATTTGAAGTCCGATTAACAGTGGGGAGCTCTTGTCGAAGACTCCACATGTATTCAGTGCAGGTGGAGGGTCGTGCGGACCGAAGTTGGGGTTGGTGTATATGACCCGTGTAGAACCAGTGTTGAAGGCTTGGATAGATGGCAGCATTGGTTGTTGCGGTGTGCCTTGAAGGTACTCGAGTTCCTTTAATTCTCGCTGTAACTCTTCTAATTCCTTTTTGGCCTCGTTCAACATTACTGCCCTGTTGGCTGCTTCTCTTTGAGCTTGCAGTTGCTGTGCAAAACTTTCCTTTTGCCTTTTCATTTCTTTGAGCTGCCTCAAGACCGAAGCTAGCTCATCCTCTGGGTTGCTTGGGGCTTCATCTTCTGTATCTATTCGCGGCTGATCTTCGTTGTAGGTGTCCGACGCGACATTTGCTTTCCGTGCTTTTGCTCTAAGGACCTCTTCGACTCTCCTAT harbors:
- the LOC140221873 gene encoding uncharacterized protein: MVVSTALILEKEIDDKLKKISVYSASEALSGSKIHYSELQKIAYAVVMEGCKLRHYFEGHRIVAVTNQPLHDLFSNREAWGRIVKWASELSEFVVDFERRSTIKSQVLADFIVDWTSPKASRDDVEIPWVIYCDDAWCYKGAAIAAIVTSPIGIKIRYDARLKFPEGTRSTNNMTEYEVLLMALRKMKALGQQAFIVKIDSKVIKEHIEKDSKAKEPKLVKYLTVVRTMEKHFTGFTVKHISRAENDQVDKLAKAAAQNEPIPPNTLYEVIKTPSTKEPTLKYANVTQHFNWRAKIMAYMRGHFEPCDEVELTRLKQKTKICWQTFTRVFADITLAPGLS
- the LOC140221874 gene encoding uncharacterized protein, encoding MPITFTEKDFTLKTASHNDAMVIEAIIANWKIGNVLVDTGSSIDIIFTNTFTEMKIDPHLLEPAEVLLLGFGGKPVKALGKISLPVLFGNLDNARTEHITFDVVEMCYPYFAILGRGFINKMDATIRQLFLCMKLSALKGVITMYGDQQMARNIERGSTSGQKNVHHLAAASEAEEHETKKPYVEPKRDRNKIKISVDGETKRVLLDGYITDRYVTIGANLEPREDHGLIAFLNKNKYVFAWFASDLHGVDGEIIERSLDIRPGAKPKKQKLRKMSDEKVHAVKAEVDRLLEANVIRPILYPEWLANTVPVRKNKMADGECVSISQI